The Starkeya sp. ORNL1 DNA window GGCCTTCGACACAGAGACGGAAGCGTGGGGGCGAATATTGCGAGCTAATGTCCCCGCAGCGTTTCGCAAGGCCCGTGACGCAAGGTGCGTGCCAGCGGAAATAGTGATTCGCGGCACGCCGCACGCCACCCTTGTTGCGACGTTAATGTCACGGTAACGGAAATTCTGTCGATAGAATCGGCATCTAGCTTGAAAGTCGTGATCCAGCACGTTTTTGCCACACTGTGCCCTTAGCGGTTTGAGCCAGGACTAAAGGGGGGTGGGTCGTAACTGGCCCTTAACCAAACCCGACAAGACTATGTTCACCATGTCCGGCGTGACCCACGGGCCGCGCCGTCCAAAGGAAACGTTTGGCTTCGGGTTAGTGGTAGTGCGGAATTTCAGCTTCCTTCGCTCGTCCCGCCTCATCAAGGCTGCCGCGCTTGCCGCGGTCGCCACGATATGCGGTGCCGACATGCTGCAGGATGCGGTCGCCAACGGCGATACCCGCACGCTGAGCCTCCATCACGTCCATTCCGGCGAAAGCGCCACCGTCACCTTCAAGCGCAATGGCCGCTACGACCCGGCCGCGCTCCAGCAGCTCAATGTCCTGTTGCAGGATTGGCGCCGCAAGGAGCCGACCAAGATGGACCCGGCGCTGTTCGACATCGTCTGGGAAGTCTATCGCGACGTTGATGCCACCGCGCCGATCGAGGTGATCGGCGGCTACCGTTCGCCGGCGACCAACGCCATGCTGCGCGCCCGCTCCCGCGGCGTCGCGCAGATGAGCCAGCATATGCTCGGCAAGGCGATGGATTTCTATATTCCGGGCGTGCCGCTCGCCAAGATTCGCGAGGCCGGTCTTCGACTGCAGCGCGGCGGCGTCGGCTTCTACCCGACCTCCGGCTCGCCCTTCGTGCATCTTGATACCGGCGGCATCCGCCATTGGCCGCGCATGACGCGCGATCAACTGGTCCGCGTGTTCCCGGACGGCAAGACCGTGCACATCCCGGCCGACGGCAAGCCGATGCCGGGCTATGCGGCGGCGCTGGCTCAGGTGGAGAGCCGCGGCAGCCGGCCGGGCGGCGCGGGCGCGGCCTTCGCTTCGGCGACGCCGTCGGGTTCGAAGAAGAATATTTTCGCGGCGCTGTTCAGCAAGGATAGTGGCGACGACGACGAGGAGAGCGCCGCGCCACAGGCCGGTGCCGCGCAGACGGCGTCGGCTGCGGATGATGACGAGGCGCCGGCCAATGCCAAGGCCGCGCCGGCGCAGGTCGCCGCGGCCCAGCCGGCACCGGCGGTGAATGCCGCCGCCAGCGTCGTCGCCAACGCCAATGTGCCGCTGCCGGTTCGCAACCCGATGGGCCGTTCGCCCGAAGCCGTGGCAGCGCTTGCCGCCGTGGCGCCGGCGCAGTCCTCCGCAATGCAGGCGGCCGCCGTGCCGCTGCCGATGATGCGGCCCGGCGAAGCGCCGGTTCGCCCGGCGGCGCCGACCACGGTTGCCGCCGCCGACGGTCCCGCCATGCCGTTGCCGGCGTCTCGTCCGGGCATCGCCCCGGCACGTGCCGCTGCCGCACCGATGGTTGTCGCTTCGGCTGAGCCGGCCGCCATCGCACCGGTTGCCCAGGTTCCCGCCGCGCAGGCGCCTGTCGCCCGCGCCGCGCCTGCTGTGCAATCCCAGGCCGGCGGCTTCCCGGCGCTGATCGTCCACGGTTCGGATTCCGCCACCGGCGGTCCGACGCTGTCCTATGCCTCGGCCGGCGAATTCGTCGTCGCCCGCCCGGCGCCCGGCCGTTCCAATGAGCCTGCGGCGCTGCCCGCCGGCATGCGCGGAACCAGCGCACCGCAGCCGCAGCCGCATTCGGCGGCGACGCAGGCAGAGATTCGCCGGCTGTTCAGCAGCCCGACGGTTGCTTCCGAGACCACGCTGCGTACCCCGGAACTGCGCCGCTTCGGCGCGTTCGTCGCGCCGCCGCGCCAGGTGGTGGATGCCCGCTTCAGCCGCGATGCTTCGAGCGGCCTCGTCACCACGCGCTTCGAAGGTGCCGCGGTGGTGGCGATCCCGGTGGTGGCGAGCGCGGCGCATGTCCGCAGTACGCCCGTCCACAGCACGCCGGTCGAGAGCGCTCCGGTGCTGCCGAAGCGCGCCAAGAAGCTTTCCATGGCCGGCACCGGCACCACGGACAACCTGCCGCCGCCGCGTTGATTTTCAAGAGATGTCGTCATCCCGGAATGGCCGCCAGGCCATATCCGGGATCGCGTGACGTTCTCTATCGTCACGCGATCCCGGCTCTACGCTTCGCTTCGGCCGGGATGACGCCGAAGGGTGGAGAACGAGGCCGCGCTCAGTCGACCATCCCGAGCGCTTGCAGATAGAGGTCGACGATGGCCTCGTGCTCGGCGCGCTGGTCGGCGTCCTGCTTGCGGATCCTCAAGATCTCGCGCAGCGCCTTGGTGTCGAAGCCGTTGCCCTTGGCCTCGGCGAAGACGTCCTTGATATCGTCGGCGATGGTCTTCTTCTCTTCCTCCAGGCGCTCGATGCGCTCGATGAAGGACTTGAGCTGGTCCTTGGCGAAGCCGGCGGCGGCATCGGACAAGGGCTGGTCATTGGGCAGATCGGACATGCGGTCTCCGGCTAGGCGACGCCCTTTCGGGCGTGAAAAAGGGCCGAAATCAGGGCCCGGATTTCACCCGCGCGTCAAGCACGGGGGCGGCGCTGTGCACCGTTAATGCGGCTCGGCGGACGAGCGGGCGAAGGCCGCTTTCTGCTCCGGGCTGGCCTCGGCCTGGTTCAGCGCCTTCCAGTCCTCATAGGGCATGCCGTAGACGATCTCCCGGCTGTCATCCCTGGAAA harbors:
- a CDS encoding DUF2312 domain-containing protein; its protein translation is MSDLPNDQPLSDAAAGFAKDQLKSFIERIERLEEEKKTIADDIKDVFAEAKGNGFDTKALREILRIRKQDADQRAEHEAIVDLYLQALGMVD
- a CDS encoding DUF882 domain-containing protein; the encoded protein is MRNFSFLRSSRLIKAAALAAVATICGADMLQDAVANGDTRTLSLHHVHSGESATVTFKRNGRYDPAALQQLNVLLQDWRRKEPTKMDPALFDIVWEVYRDVDATAPIEVIGGYRSPATNAMLRARSRGVAQMSQHMLGKAMDFYIPGVPLAKIREAGLRLQRGGVGFYPTSGSPFVHLDTGGIRHWPRMTRDQLVRVFPDGKTVHIPADGKPMPGYAAALAQVESRGSRPGGAGAAFASATPSGSKKNIFAALFSKDSGDDDEESAAPQAGAAQTASAADDDEAPANAKAAPAQVAAAQPAPAVNAAASVVANANVPLPVRNPMGRSPEAVAALAAVAPAQSSAMQAAAVPLPMMRPGEAPVRPAAPTTVAAADGPAMPLPASRPGIAPARAAAAPMVVASAEPAAIAPVAQVPAAQAPVARAAPAVQSQAGGFPALIVHGSDSATGGPTLSYASAGEFVVARPAPGRSNEPAALPAGMRGTSAPQPQPHSAATQAEIRRLFSSPTVASETTLRTPELRRFGAFVAPPRQVVDARFSRDASSGLVTTRFEGAAVVAIPVVASAAHVRSTPVHSTPVESAPVLPKRAKKLSMAGTGTTDNLPPPR